The sequence ACCATTCCTGTTATAGCAGCCGTTAATGGTTATGCTTTAGGAGGGGGATGTGAATTGGCTATGGCCTGCCATCTCCGTATTGCTTTTGATAAAGCAGCTTTTGGCTTGCCGGAAGTTAGTTTAGGATTGATTCCTGGCTATGGGGGAACACAGAGACTCACACAGCTTGTAGGTCGTGGTAAAGCTCTGGAGCTTATAATGACGGGCCGACAGGTTAAGGCAGACGAAGCATATGAAATTGGACTGATTAATCAGGTAACGGAGCATTCTCCTGTTGATGAAGCCAAATCCATGCTGAGTAAGATCATGAAGCAAGGGCCGGTAGCTATTAAAAATGCACTGCTTGCTGTTAAAGAGGCTGGTTCAGGATCCGGTTATGAGGAAGAAGCAAAACTTTTTGGAGAATTGTGCGGTACTGCTGATTTTAAAGAAGGAACCAGCGCATTTCTTGAAAAAAGAAAAGCTAACTTCTCCGGTAAATAGAAACTAATAT comes from Balneola sp. and encodes:
- a CDS encoding enoyl-CoA hydratase, with protein sequence MDSTYETLLLDVDETGICTLTINRPDKLNALNNLVLEELAEAVDAIKENFKIKSLIITGAGEKGFVAGADIKELSSLDPVSGQKASQKGQSVFQKIEDLTIPVIAAVNGYALGGGCELAMACHLRIAFDKAAFGLPEVSLGLIPGYGGTQRLTQLVGRGKALELIMTGRQVKADEAYEIGLINQVTEHSPVDEAKSMLSKIMKQGPVAIKNALLAVKEAGSGSGYEEEAKLFGELCGTADFKEGTSAFLEKRKANFSGK